ACAGTTCACATCTGCCTCGACATCAAGCCCATGttgagtgtatgtaaacttctgaccacaactataaatatgaattattttGATGtgtaaacaaggaaaatctacTCTAGTAGAGTCTCAGAATAAAAATATGAGTCCATTtgagtgtttgttttggttgtaCATTCATTTTAAGTATTTCCATTTTCACTGCATTTAACAAGAATTAGTGTGGTTTTAATTTTACCTTATTTACATTACGACAGATCAACAGCTCAAATGACCCAAAAACACATTCAAAGGTTAATTATATAAAATCTGACAAGTCTCAGCCATCCAATATTCTGCCTAGATGTTCATGgattaataacaataaattataatattattgttaataattatatattatatattaattatatataattatattattaaCACACTGAAGGGAAGGGAATAATAaatacttttactttgaaagtgcaTAAAAGTTTTACATGTAAAGTTATACATATATGACTTTGTATTACATATGTATTCTTTTGTGTTAAAGTACATATGTGaaaagtatgtgtgtgtatatatgacCTAAGAATAtcctaaaaagaaaatcacatttaTGAGGTTCAAAGTTCATTTTTTGACCTCAGAAACAGGAGCTTGGAAATTCAAGTGAAGGTGTTTctacttaaacataaaaaatcaaatcaaaggtCTGTAATTCCTTGACAACTGGACACGTTTTTCTATTATTAAATAGATACATGTGCATTATTAGCAAATGTGCTAAGATTAGGTCAAATTGAAGGCTTatcaattagaaaaaaaaattaaattacagcTAGCACACAGTTAATAGTTTGGATCGCTTAATTTAGCCAACATTTGTTCAATGCACCATCACATCATCCAGCACTAGCGAAACAGGTGATTTAAAAGGTCATTTTGCTCTAAAGTTGACTCTTTTCCCCTTATTTCATTTATCTTGAGAGGAATTCTTTTGCATTTAAAAGTATTCAACATATACAATAAATCTGACTAATCATTgcacttgtattttttttgttaaaaacttTCTAACTAGTTCATGCTCATGGTAGATTGCCATTAAATGGTGGCTGGAATTCTTTTCTGCTGGCCTCCTCCCATGCTTTAAAATCAGAACTCCCTCCCTGCCAGCTGCTATGCATTAGTGTGCTTTGGCCACACAGCTCACATGCTTAGTTATGTCTGGCACAGTTAGCAGAGTTAAACTTGTTCTCTGTAAATAGTGAAAACACTTTAACAAATGAACATAGAGTGGGCCCACTGTGGTTGTAGACAGTCGATCGGGCcttgtgtgtgggtgtattttccgtgtgtgtgtgtgtctgtggggaaTTGTTTCTTTACTTTCTCATCTGTCTCATTACATGATGATGAGGCTTTGTTGAGGTTGGGCAGGCACCAGCTGTGTCCTTATCTGACGAGGATTAGAGCTTGTAAATTTAGGGGATGTTCAGAAAATTCCGTGCCATGCTATTAATCCAGTGTCCCCACCCTTTGGCTTTCTGTCTGCTTATCTGTTCACCCCTCCCCTCCATCTCTGTCTGCCCTGCCCAATCACAGGTGGAGGATCACGTTTCACAGCTGGACAGTGGAGTCAGTGTCAGGCTTGGGTTGCACAGCAGCTGTGAAGCAGCAGGTCAAATCTGTCATAGCTGCAGCATACCTCTCAGTTCAGATTGGAGTCAATGACTTCAAAGCGGGTTGGACAAGCAATCATATgctcacaaaatttcaaaaatCAGGACACTACAAGGAAAGAAATCCTCTTCTTGCACACAAATGTATCATAGTCATCGCatctgtgggtctgtgtgtgagtggatGAGCAACCGTAAACTGAaatggaactgaagaaaaacatAAGCCGTTTGCTCCTCTGAATCACAGCAGGCAGTGACCAGCATTCAACATTCACATTCATGACATTAATAATATGAACACAGAACAAGTATACTGCAGATATTTGCCGTGTAGTGTCTGGCTATTTACAGGCAAGCACAGTAGTTTCTTGAGAGTGTAAATGCTAAAATCCACTCAAGTATTCAAGAGGGAAAAGGGTCAACAACCTTTTGAACAGGGGTCTCGAACTCCAgacctcaagggccggtgtcctgcaggttttagatgtgcccttgatccaacacagctgattcaaaagGCTAAATtatctcctcaacatgtcttgaagttcttcagaggcctggtaatgaactaatcatttgattcaggtctgttgacccagggtgagatctaaaacctgcaggacactggccctcgaggcctggagttgcccagcCCTGCTTTTGAACCTAGACAAATGGAAAGGTTTAATGCATgcccattattttgttttataaccTACATGATAAGGGCATCAAGGCAGCTAGTGCAGTGACCATAGGGTGCACATAGTCAATTCTATATAGTTAAGTTAATTAGCATTTAATGAAATTATGACCAACCTAGGGAATCTCAGTTTGGTTCTTCTGGTATTATTTTCACCCGTGACTCCTTGCAGCAGTtttggggaactccaggcctcaagggccgatgtccctgcaggtttcagatctcaccctgggtcacatgattagttcattaccaggcttctcgaagtaatttagccatttagatcagctgtgttggatcaaggacacatctaaaacctgcaggacaccggcccttgaggcctggagttccccgcCCCTGACTTAGTGCCACAGTGTCTCTTTGTACTGCAAAACTGTAGCGCTAGATTGGACATCCTTGGGTATCACAGAAAAGAAATACTTGGGGCAATCAAATATTGACAATTTTTCTTGCAATTAATGagaaaatttaaaatataaattggAGGCGGGTAAGAGTCAGTGACAAGGAAGCTGTTGAACCTATAAAAAGAAGGGGGGGTTACTTCAATGAATGTGTCATCCTTGATAATCCTTGAAAAACTGCACCggctgcatttaacaaaataaataaatcatggcCAGGACCCAGCACAGAGGTGCCCACCTTGTCTGGACGAAGTTAAACTTAGAAATATGTTCTCATATCCTACAAGTAACAAACTGCTGACTATCAGTAAAACTCCAGTTTAAATGAGTGTTTCCTGAGGACACTATACAAGGAACTACAAAGgtagctttgagtattttggcaCACACTGAGACAGATTTCATCTCATCTGTGCAAGAACTGTTACATCTGTGTGGCTTACATCAAAACGAAGGCCAAAGGTGACAATTGGTGGGTGTTATTGCCTTTAGAGTTTTATGACAGAAAAGCTTCCTAACAGCTGGTTAACATCATGAAAAGGCCCTAGTGGTTTTGGTGCCTAAATCTAACCACAAattaactgagaaaaaaaaaagccaaccaCGTCTAAAATAGAAATAAGACCAACATTTAGTTTCACCAAGGAAACAACACTGCTGCAAAAATCTAGTGCTTGTCAAGGGATCCACTACAACCAAATGCACTCTGTCTACTAGTAAGGCTTTTTTGGCAGACATCCCTTAAACTTCTCTCAGCAGCCAGTTGGTATCCAAGAACATCATGCCACGTGTGATCCTGTTACAAGAGTATCTCTAGTTTGCTACTTATTACTGTTTCACTTTATAGGAGCGCAACATGTTTTCGTCATCTGTAATGCAATTAGGAAATTGGTGTGGACACGAGTTTGCTGCAAGATCGCATCCATCTTAACTTAATGGAACTAAATTTAAGCTTTGATGTTGGCTTTGCAGGAGGTGATGGGAATCTACCACCTCGATTCCAGAGGGTCAGAGCGCCGCTGGCTCCCACTGAAACCCCTAAACTGTGAGACGTCTCTCCTGGAAACACTACTATAccatctcctcctctttctctgttCCTGTTCTTCAGTCCAGAGTATGAAGAATATAAATTCTTAACATTTAACTATTTGAATTAAAATTTAAGTCATACAACAAACCTTACTGACATCTTTTAACAGTTTGACATATTATTTAGGAGTGTTAACATTTTCCTTGTTACCATTTAGTCTTTAGGCCTTTAGGCCATGCTATCCCAAAATACAGTGACCCTGAGAGCGTAAATGACCTACAACCTAAGACAACACTGGCAAGcacaaaaatgctgcaaaaagccaaaacaaaacacagaagttgaataaaacatgaaggaAGTGAATAAAACTCAACAGAtattaaagtagaaaaaaacaaaatctcacAACATAAGTGTTTTTTGGGAGACAATAATTTGTGAAAGTGACAGAAACCTAAACATGAAGGATTGCACTGAGACTCGTTTAAAAGAAGCGGAAAATTTATTTGTGTTGTGAGGGAGAAAAGTTGGAAGGTAATGTGTTTTAATCGCATGCTTCATACAGTACTGTAGATACATGTTTGCTACTAGCCATAGTAGCAGAAGTCAGGTTCAGTGTGCGCCGGTTATTTTGTTGTAGAATTTTGCAGTGATCCTACGGCCACAGTACACGGTGCACATGGTcaattgtgtgtgtgaaacagcCAAAATTATGCTTcacaattaatatttttatgctaATTAGCATGTAATGCAATTATAGCTAAGCTAGTGAATCTCAATTTGGGCCTTCTCGTATTATTTTGCTTGCGATGTTACTGACCCCATTGAAAAATGTTTCAGTGGTAAATCTCTTCAGCAAACAAAAACTTATTTCTGTTGTGAGGGAGAAAATGATCCAggtaatgtgtgttttaattgCATGATTCATGTAATACTGTAGCGACATGTTTGCTATTAGCCGTTGACTGTTAGCTTGGCACTTTTGCAGCTATTCTGTCACTTTAATGTCTTCCAAAAAACAGTATTTTGTGAgggtattttttgttgttgttttggtaagcttttgcagtgtttttccactttatttttttctgttttgctaaTGCTAATTAGCGCTTCCATTGTGTTCTTTTGTGCTTTTGCTACATTTTTccatttgctggtgttttcttcaGTTGCAGTGTATCTGATCTTTCATGGCCTCTCTACCACGAGTCTGAAATCTgcctttaacattttaaatacaaTAGACTATAAAATCACATGTTTAACAAATTAAAAGACTCAGAGAAAGATCTCTCCAGCAGACATGCTATCTTGCTGATATTTTATCAACATGTCCTCATCTATGAATTAGGCCCcaaataaaatcatatttacACTATCATATTGATTGGCACTGTAGAACTGAGGACAGGCAGCCTTCACTTTGTTACCTACCAGCACATTTAATGTCTAAAATGTCATTTCATATTATGTGACTAAATTTGCTTACATTTCAGATTGGAACTGTTTTTTAttcagatttgattttcacGTGATTTAATGTTACATTTCACTTTGGAAATTTGcttcacaaataaataataattattttaatgaatgttgATGTAATGTAGGAGGGTTGCTGCACATTTTCTGGGTCTGATTTTAAATAGCTTTGACAATACATGATTTAAGTTATGAAACAGCTTAACATTGGCAGATGTACATTACAATCAAATCTTCCTTCAAGCTCTGGAAAGCATTTGGCTTTGTATCCTTGATCTTTTCAGACCTGTCTGGAACATTTTACCTGCCAACTGGTTCTGTTGTCTTCTACCATTTCACTGCAATGTTTTGATGTGTCATGTTTAGATTAGTGATCAGATTACCAAATTCATCCTTTTACATGCTCTCTGGTGGATATATATTAGAAgcctgattttttaaaaatgtttttaaacattGGTGTGTTTAATACACAGGCATAATGTGAATCACGGTATTTGTGTGTTATTGAATTCAAAAGACGAGTGATGAGACTAAAATGAAGTCTAAGTATTTAGAAAACATTCTTTCATGGGGCCAAGATTTCTCCAGATGATTTAAGTTGTTTATTTTCTGACTGTTAGCTTCCTGTCATATCTGTCCCAACCGCACTATGTAgcactgtgatgatgctcaaAATGATTTATGTTCCACCCCCAAAAAGTCAAAGTACACACAGATTCACCTCAGTGCAAAAGGACAAATCCTGAAAtcaggagaaaagaaagacatgGTTAAGAGTTTGTTGCTGCATTTAAtgctaaaagaacaaaaaacaagggtTTAGGATGTGAAACTAGACTGTTTGGTTTCATTAACACTTCAACGCTTTAGTGAGTATaggcaaaaaagaaagataattataatattaataatattgtACCAGAAATACtgataatgtaaataacctttTTCCCCCCAGTTTTAGTCATGATGTTAGAAAATATAAGGCTCAGCCCCCTGAGGTTGAACTCCAATgatattttctcaaaattaaACAAGGTATAAAAATGTGAAACCATCTCTGTGTTAGTATCTTCATAGGTCAGATTGCTGCACACTATGCACTTTTCAATTGTTGTCGAGGAGATCATTCTCTTTAGAAGTCACACAACTGCACAAGGTCGTGGGACCACCGAGCTCCCCGTTTGATGTTGATGTtgttcacacacacaggatCTTTGCGCctgaaagaataaaacaaaaacacacacttgtgCAAAACAGACTTTAGTCCAAGTGAATATATGTAGCATATTCATTGTAAGAATCCAGTAACTGTTTAGGAAtcactgacatttttatatGCAGTGCCCATTTTCTGAGGCTCAAAAGTAACTGGACAATTGATAAACAGTTTTTATGGCCAAATGAGCCCCGTTTCCTATAATTCCATGACAAATTAAGCAGATCCTGGAGACTATGCCAGAATCCCAGCTATCACAGGGAGAGAAGCGAggtgcaccctggacagctcaccagtctagcatttgaaaatttgaagaagaaagaaaattttTTAGAAATGATCTTAAACAAATAAAGGAGGACTTTACTGCCCAATCAGCAGTACCAGCAAAAGACCATGGAAGACAGAAGAAGTAGATGACTGGAAAATTATTAtcaaggtaaagaaaaacatctgaGTCAAGAACACTCTCAGGGAGGTAGACacataaccaggggtgcacataagtggtccacagGTGTGCATGcgatgtcaaaataaaagacgcgcaccagataagaagttgcaatgcGCGATTGCGTACATAAGACATTTCCTCCTCTCTTAAACCCCATTAACTCCTTTAAGcagttactttggtgttcctccacctccaaagaaatgtcagaaggagtccgaaccgcaaaagaagcgcgtattctcagaaaagtggttgcaggaggtgagctggtttcaaacaaatgatgaacgcatagagatgtggtgcagaatatgccgtgaaaatcccacggtagcggacaaaaacagtgccttttacatgcacacaaacgcgcgttgcaattTTTTATCTGGTGCgcggcttttattttgacagcgcatgcacacctgcggaccacttatgtgcacccctgcaAATAACTGTCAAAGTCGACCTTCATGAATGGAAATACAAAAAAGGTGCAAACCACTGATTATTCTCAAGAACAGTAAGGCCAGATTAGACCGATtagaaaaacatctgaaagagtCTGCACAGTTCTGTAGACTCTGTAGCATGACCAGATCATGCTTTTGAGTTACTGAAGATAAAACTAAATGCAAAGACACTCACAAAGAAGCAGCATCTGAAGGCAGCTGTAGGCTTTGGTAATGTCCATGAGTCCTACACTTTAGGCAGTCATTGACCACAAAGGATTTTCATAGAGTATTAAAAACAgtccttatatttaaaattatattagtttgtccaattacttttcaGCTTCTGAAAATGGCTGTAAGTCTGCACTACAATCATTTCTTGATTGATTTAAAGTCCcttgtggtggtgtacagaggcaaaattacaaACATGGTGTCAGTGTCCAAATACTGATTTTTAGGACGATTAATGTTGGCCTGTTAGCCTTTTTTGTTCATAGAAAGAGAGGCGagataaacaggaaacactggggTGAGAGACGAGATGGCGCAATCATGAATCATGTGGTCAGCTCTCTACACtccccaaagtgaaataaagaacTATTTAAGCAACTTTAAGCACATTTTTGATACTGGCCAAATTCACACTTTCTGCAAAAGGTTAGATTTGATCTGAAGCTCAAGTAACTCAACTTCCAGCTTCTGATCACAAAGAGAAGGCCGCCCACTGGTGATCTCTGAGGAACAGTAATGCTCTGTAAACTACTCATTTCAGGGTCATTTCAGGTTTATGCCAACCTAAGGGTGGGACaaaaaggacagaatgaatggatTTTACATTTTGGACAACACTGTGTGTTACTGGCACGGTCTGGTTTCAACTCTCTCTCATATCATGACATAACCTTTCAGCAGACTGCAGGACTGGCacattaaacagctgacagacctGACACTATTCTCTAGTATGTCCGTTTACCCTGTTTCTTAATTACCTAAAGAGAGAACACCATCGCTGGCATTTCTGTAGAGCAATTTGTTGTAAGGCTTTGGGtgacaaaacaacaacatgtaTTGCTGAAAACTATACCTTCATTGACTCATTGCAGCAACGTTTGCTTCTGTTTGTCCAAAGTACTGTAACAGGAAACTGCAATAACAACAAACTGAAGCTGTGTGTTTACATATTTTGGCAAATTTATCATCCAAAGACAGCAGGGATAAACTCCAGCCCCCCGATGACCCTaataagcagttaagaaaatggaaaggatggatggaataaGCAATTGTAGCATATGCTGAGCATACAGGTGTTTGCCTGTAAATCGTGCCTTGTTAAAATTCATTGGTAAATGTTGTGTTTGACTTTTTATGTGCTACAGaacatattaaaaaaagcaGTCCAGTATTTGTTTCAATGAGAATAGGACCGGCGGCTGAACTGAACTGTATTTATGTGCATGTTGTGTCTGCGTCCTACCTGAGAGAGGGAAACtcagtcacacagacagactTGACGTGGATCTCTGCCTGTCTGTAGACGCGAGCTCCTGTGTTTGTCAGCCTGATGGAGTTGATTTCACACTGGGGGGTAGAGTGAGCCATCACCGTCCTGTACACTGTTGTATCTGTCTGACTGTAATACACACATATAGTGCATGTGAAAATAATAAACCACACAAGATGAGACAGGCGCTTTCACACAATCAACATTTATCATACTGGGAAGTCACAGCTAAAACAAAGGTGGTGCCATTCTTcagatttaataaaaaaatgactaAACTCACTAAACTTGTGCTCTGAAAACACGTTTTCCCAAAACTTTTCCCATCTGAACTATTCTACCCATACAATACAtctgataaaataaaaagtgaacacaaaaaaaaacaacacacaaaaattGCTTACAAAGAATGACTTGTTATACATTCCTATTGAATTTAATTTACCTGCAAACTGGTATGAAAATACTACCAATATTCATCACTGTCTTTTAGTCTCTGTAAACACAGGAACAACTATCTTTATCATGTGGTCTTATTCAACAGTTACTGAAATCTCAGCTCACCTTCCTTTACTGTATGTCTTCAATCAACTATTTAGGCACTTTGAGCCTCTTGATACCAAATAAGCATCAGCCTACATGTGCATCATTATATAGCCCCAACTTATCATCTTCTAATGgcagcttccagcaggataatgctAAACATCACAAAGCAAAAAGCTGCTTTCTCAAACGGGTCTCATGAAAGTGACGTGCTCATGAGACCATAACCTGCTCTGAATTCAGAAGGACACTTTGGGATGTAACAGAAGTGGAGATCAAGGATGCACAGGTACAAAACCTACATGATGCAGTCACCTCATGTGGGATCCGCAACATCAAGAACAGATGCTTTTTTGGGAACGCCGAAACTGTTGATATACTTTACCAAATAAAGTGCACGTTCAGGGATTCAGATCCTGAATGCAGACATTTTTAAAGTCAGATTTTTCTGCTAGCGATGAGTTTTGGTCATTCctaattttttaatttgttctttTTAGGTATGGAACTGAATACAGTACATCCAACTGTACATATTGTACTATTCATTAACTTTAAAGAGTAGGATCTTTGCAATATGACATGCGTATGGTATTTGTGATACTTACAGCCTGAGGATCTGCTTTGTTTCCAGGATGTCAGCTGTCAGGGTCACTTCAATCTCAGCGCTCTTATCCAGTTTCGAAACTTCCAACTCCACCAGGATGTGGTGAGCTGAACAGGGAAACAGTgggaaaaatgtcattttaaagtACGGTAAAACAGGAATTGTTAAACCGTGCTAGTTTAGTAGAGGAAATCTTGCTATTGGTGGGTTGGTAGGGAAGAGTCAGAGTGCATAaatgattaaaataatttagCTGCCTTCTATGTGTAGTGACGAGAGGTTAAGTCTAATGAACGTCATTCAAACTACTCAAGAGTTTTAAATTTTTCTTAACAGGAGATTCAAGAAGATAACAtttctttttaagaaaaaatgaaaaattccgCCGTCTCACAAATACACTGCAACACTCACCACAATATGGCTGTGAAGAAGTCGTGAGGAGGAATAGCGTCTGCTCTTTGGGAATGGGAGATATAGATATCCCACTGTTTTCTGATAAACCTGGAACACACATAATTAAAAGGAATGAGTCAAAAGTAATTTCACGTGCATTAACTATGTCTGTATGAGTATGTAGAAGTATATTAAGCTGAAACAATAAGAAGCTGTCAAAAGCCGACGTGACAGTGTCGGCTCCACTGGAGGTGGAAGCAAAAAAGAACCTATCCAGTTTACTTTAAGTGAAATGTCATAACAACTTTATAAATACTTAAGATTTACTTTATAGTTAATAGACTGTATTGTTGGAACAAGTGTTTTGCAATAGAATGGAAGAACCACTGACAGCAGCAAGTCTTGTAAAAATAATGAGGCAGCACTATAGGCTGCAGGACTATTAATATAACTTATAACTCAGTGTCATATTAATCTCGAGCTGAGAAACGTTTTTATTGTAGAGACAAATGACACTCCCAAAATATGCACTCACAGCTTTTCACAGTAAGACACAGGATAGTTAGAAACTAACAGCAGATAAAAGGGAGCAGCAGCAGTCCGTGTGCTGCAGGTGGTCACCCACGTGTTATTACCTATTACTGGACATTTCCCTCTGAAGATGTCGCAGTCCATACAGCGTCCCTTCAGGAAGTCCTCATAGTTGGAGCACGGGATCCCCATTAACGGGCACGAGCCATTCAGCGCGCTCATGTAGACGTCCAGCGCCCTCATGTGGTCACATATCACATAACTGTACActaaaaaatacaagaaaactgaCAAAATATTGAACTTCTAAGGGAGACAGATGTCCAGAGACTCTCATTAAAGTAATGGGAAAAAATGTCCAGACGAAAAACTGGTTCTGCTCAAAATCTACTCATCTGTAACTGGAATTTCatttataacaaaaaaacaagggcGAAAGACACCAatgtgaaaacaacaaaaaaagagatcCTTTCCTTCTAGTTCCCccctctctttttgtttttgttttagtggGTCTTGAACTTACTTGAGTCAAACCTGGAGCGTGCACATCCAATCTGGTCCTTCCCTCCATTCAGAAAGAAGTCCACATGGCCAACAGGGATGGAGATGCCAAAATCTGATACAGAAGAAAACTGTCAGCAATTTGTTGCTACATTGCACTGCAAACAAAATTTCAGGTATAAACACAATGTGATTTTATCAGCTGTAATACAAGTGTTAATAAATACAAAAGACTTCCAATGAACTAATAATACAGTCTTTTAGGACATTTTATTAGACAGAAAAAATAGAGTGGTGAGTGAGGTGAGTTGGTAAAGATATGTGGAAGCGTTGCTGGTTTTGCTGCTGTTAGTTACTGTTAGCTACTGTTAGTCTCTGTTAGCTGTTActagtgaaactttctttgaagtgAATGTAACACTTTTGGACATGGACACATGAGCGAACAAAGTCTCAGGATGcgagaatgtaatcaaactgtttatcagaggtaaagtgtgatttttaggaaACTCAAACCTAGCTTAGCTAGTATACTTAGCTAAACTCGGCTGTTAgctggtgttgtgccaaaaagtgatttgtagtaactctgtg
This window of the Maylandia zebra isolate NMK-2024a linkage group LG16, Mzebra_GT3a, whole genome shotgun sequence genome carries:
- the pla1a gene encoding phospholipase A1 member A isoform X2, whose amino-acid sequence is MLWECKTFLFCVLSVYITSLVVASDERQQDNHCADLNNITWREYQQQRVRLNVQYLLLTRKNMDCPQAFNETSLTMENSYFNPSRPTKVIIHGYRARGSKPSWVKRLGQALLRSQDVNVVVVDWVRSASFAYNLVVEIYREVAIQISVLINQLQNHGCRLQSFHFIGVSLGAHVAGFVGTLFEGKIGRITGLDPAGPMFKGADTYSRLDPSDAQFVDAIHTDSDYFGISIPVGHVDFFLNGGKDQIGCARSRFDSMYSYVICDHMRALDVYMSALNGSCPLMGIPCSNYEDFLKGRCMDCDIFRGKCPVIGLSENSGISISPIPKEQTLFLLTTSSQPYCAHHILVELEVSKLDKSAEIEVTLTADILETKQILRLQTDTTVYRTVMAHSTPQCEINSIRLTNTGARVYRQAEIHVKSVCVTEFPSLRRKDPVCVNNINIKRGARWSHDLVQLCDF
- the pla1a gene encoding phospholipase A1 member A isoform X1; this translates as MLWECKTFLFCVLSVYITSLVVASDERQQDNHCADLNNITWREYQQQRVRLNVQYLLLTRKNMDCPQAFNETSLTMENSYFNPSRPTKVIIHGYRARGSKPSWVKRLGQALLRSQDVNVVVVDWVRSASFAYNLVVEIYREVAIQISVLINQLQNHGCRLQSFHFIGVSLGAHVAGFVGTLFEGKIGRITGLDPAGPMFKGADTYSRLDPSDAQFVDAIHTDSDYFGISIPVGHVDFFLNGGKDQIGCARSRFDSIFLYFLVYSYVICDHMRALDVYMSALNGSCPLMGIPCSNYEDFLKGRCMDCDIFRGKCPVIGLSENSGISISPIPKEQTLFLLTTSSQPYCAHHILVELEVSKLDKSAEIEVTLTADILETKQILRLQTDTTVYRTVMAHSTPQCEINSIRLTNTGARVYRQAEIHVKSVCVTEFPSLRRKDPVCVNNINIKRGARWSHDLVQLCDF